A window from Chlamydiota bacterium encodes these proteins:
- a CDS encoding sulfatase-like hydrolase/transferase, giving the protein MAPVSLRALLRAGLFAATILWLADLAIMLRSSRILPHPLYPAGALAVLLLCGLILACVEWALLNIPLLCARRLNLSRARAGIVFSGAVVGCVSLLLVAPVSLTLLAGPRISRWWTGPRWIAPAVLGAMIGGVVAWGLACRQRWNAPGAQAFSFGRLGISVALCAAGGAILYCDLFVYPDLYQYLHMTAALGAFVVLQALHLTVEPVRGAVARRLRRVRPLPVGRLAILILLSQCAVFPLFLRGNSQRVFAWGKPYYHRKAAQAIRRVWDIDRDGFSPVLGGGDPDDLDPRRVPLGMGAGAGAGQFHHRTAVPRDPPLQKRIQELTEKTSRYNMLFISVDAMRADRLIDETTARKIIPCMAALRDRSVFFTRCFAAASFTPISIPRLMASRFDPWEGDAPHPSLAERLKDAGYSTVAILNPAMGGGKRIGYLHRGFEHLRLTERGRFDKHWTGGLMDGDISAAAVKEIDAHRNEKFFIWVHLMDLHEWPYLDRSVYGTSMAARDKYDYLLSRADAEVCRILGALKANGIDTTTTVVLFSDHGQGLGEHGVMTHTQYVYHSLIHVPLAVHIPGVEPVCVAQNVSLLDLAPTALELAGVPPPDDLEGISLVPAVAGGALPACRPIVSVDAKQRSVIVGPWKLIVTVAAGAVELFNLDEDPAERNDLSGELSLQRIKEAMLSELARYADLRVVGPDR; this is encoded by the coding sequence GTGGCACCGGTATCCCTCCGCGCGCTTCTGCGCGCAGGCCTTTTCGCGGCGACGATCCTCTGGCTCGCCGACCTCGCGATCATGCTGCGGAGCAGTCGGATCCTCCCGCACCCGCTCTATCCTGCCGGCGCTCTCGCGGTCCTGCTTCTCTGCGGGCTCATACTCGCGTGCGTGGAGTGGGCGCTGTTGAATATCCCCCTTCTGTGCGCGCGCAGATTGAACCTCTCCCGTGCGCGGGCCGGCATTGTCTTCAGCGGCGCAGTCGTGGGATGTGTCTCACTTCTTCTTGTCGCGCCCGTCTCCCTGACGTTGTTGGCCGGCCCCAGGATCTCGAGATGGTGGACCGGTCCGCGCTGGATCGCCCCGGCGGTTCTTGGGGCCATGATCGGGGGGGTCGTCGCCTGGGGGCTTGCGTGCAGGCAGCGATGGAATGCCCCGGGGGCACAGGCCTTCTCCTTCGGTCGCCTGGGCATCTCTGTTGCGCTCTGCGCGGCGGGCGGCGCGATACTCTACTGCGATCTGTTTGTCTATCCCGACCTGTATCAGTATCTTCATATGACCGCAGCGCTGGGCGCATTCGTGGTGCTGCAGGCTCTCCATCTGACCGTCGAACCGGTGCGCGGGGCCGTGGCGAGACGGCTTCGGCGGGTCCGTCCCCTCCCGGTGGGGCGGTTGGCGATCCTTATCCTGCTGTCTCAGTGCGCGGTATTCCCTCTGTTCCTGCGCGGCAATTCGCAACGCGTCTTTGCCTGGGGCAAGCCGTACTATCACCGCAAGGCGGCGCAGGCGATCCGTCGTGTCTGGGACATCGACAGAGACGGATTCTCGCCCGTGCTCGGCGGGGGGGATCCCGATGATCTGGACCCGCGGAGGGTGCCTTTGGGCATGGGCGCCGGAGCGGGCGCGGGACAATTTCACCACCGCACGGCGGTTCCGAGGGATCCGCCGTTGCAGAAACGGATACAAGAGTTGACGGAAAAGACCTCCCGCTACAACATGCTCTTCATCTCCGTGGATGCGATGCGCGCAGACAGACTGATCGACGAGACGACGGCACGGAAGATCATCCCCTGCATGGCGGCGCTCAGGGACCGATCCGTGTTTTTTACCCGGTGTTTCGCCGCCGCCTCGTTCACCCCCATCTCGATCCCCCGGCTGATGGCGTCCCGTTTTGACCCCTGGGAGGGGGACGCGCCGCATCCCTCTCTCGCGGAGAGGTTGAAAGACGCGGGCTATTCCACGGTGGCCATACTCAATCCGGCGATGGGGGGGGGCAAGAGGATCGGGTACCTGCATCGCGGGTTCGAGCATCTGCGGTTGACCGAGCGGGGGAGATTCGACAAACACTGGACCGGCGGCCTCATGGACGGCGATATAAGCGCGGCGGCGGTCAAGGAGATCGACGCGCACAGAAACGAGAAATTCTTCATCTGGGTCCATCTCATGGACCTCCACGAGTGGCCGTATCTCGACCGGTCCGTGTATGGGACCTCCATGGCCGCGCGGGACAAATACGACTACCTGCTCTCCCGGGCGGACGCCGAGGTATGCCGGATACTCGGCGCGTTGAAGGCCAACGGGATCGACACGACCACGACCGTCGTCCTTTTCTCGGACCATGGGCAGGGGCTCGGCGAGCACGGCGTGATGACGCATACCCAGTATGTGTACCATTCCCTGATTCATGTGCCGCTCGCGGTGCATATCCCCGGGGTCGAACCCGTCTGCGTGGCGCAGAACGTCAGTCTCCTGGATCTGGCTCCGACCGCACTGGAATTGGCGGGGGTGCCTCCCCCGGACGATCTCGAGGGGATCAGTCTCGTGCCTGCCGTTGCGGGGGGGGCTCTGCCCGCATGCCGCCCGATAGTCTCGGTGGACGCGAAACAGCGATCGGTCATCGTCGGGCCATGGAAGCTGATCGTGACGGTTGCCGCGGGTGCGGTCGAGCTGTTTAATCTGGATGAGGATCCGGCGGAACGTAACGATCTGTCGGGGGAGCTGTCGCTGCAACGCATCAAGGAGGCAATGCTCTCCGAGCTGGCACGCTACGCGGATCTGCGCGTGGTGGGACCCGACCGTTGA
- a CDS encoding FAD-dependent oxidoreductase: MHLTIDGRGVTARRGETILDAARRAGVHIPTLCHDRKLEPYASCWICVVKVKGERRFRPACSTPAVEGMEVVTLDDEIRAARRLCLELLLSDHCGDCVPPCRLACPAGCDARGYLGFISQRRYGDALALVRETVPLPATIGRICPHPCEDACRRSIVDEPASICALKRFVAERAEEEPLPSTKPSTGRRVAVVGSGPAGLSAAWFLLLEGHGVTIFEARPMPGGMLRYGIPEYRLPKAVLDAEIDAIRRLGAEIRCGVRVGAEHGIRLLLAGGYDAVLVAAGAQRSRPMGIPGEALPGVLGGVDLLAAVAGGASPALGDEVVVVGGGDTAIDAARTARRLGARRVTIAYRRSREEMPATPGEIAAAEEEGVELRFLTLPIAIRQAGGRLEIDCRRMALGPPDESGRRRPVPVEGGVHTLAADRVVMAIGQSVDASVLDGSEIAPAASGLVPADAGTFETGLPGVFAAGDCVTGPDIAIAAVAAGRRAAFAIDAWLRTGAAAALPPLRSPARRNNEEVDPGDYADEPRVGRMGVCRPGARERTADFREVEATAPEEDAVREAYRCLSCGCERADDCTLRDLARDYGVEQNRFGSPPKRWQIDDRHPWIVRDPDKCIKCARCIRVCIEVQGIGAWGYVGRGLGMQVAPPFDGPLQDTDCETCGQCLTACPTGALVARRAAVRVPAPSAPTETTCGRCGDGCRVAVRTAGNLIDSVRPADDENLCEKGRFGCGGLSSGERILSPFLGRGASSRPAAWREAAEAARAGLGGVEPRRIAVFVSPRITNEEAFEAQRLARAVLNTNNLYPAAGAIFTPQLFRELGRVVSPWGPVEIEKSDAIAVVGASLVDSNRVAALSVVAARRRAARIIVVGREQTKLDRIAAENVRVPPDRFAAYGARLASLFRGAKRPAIVFTRDALPAATLRALHRLAARTGAGIVSLCAEANGQGLLDAGVSPFVLPGQRPIAAPRARRLVERESGIRVPPRPGMGRAALLAAMRRGRIRAALFLGGAVPDEDRELAKALRGVPFVLMQALERSPLTRRAHLLLPAASWAESRGTFTRCDGTALPVRPVLPPLCGYTNAEIWRLLFAHAPAAG; this comes from the coding sequence ATGCACCTTACGATCGACGGACGCGGGGTAACGGCGCGCCGGGGGGAGACGATCCTCGACGCCGCGAGGCGCGCGGGGGTCCATATCCCCACGCTCTGCCATGACCGCAAGCTCGAGCCGTACGCCTCCTGCTGGATCTGCGTCGTCAAGGTGAAGGGGGAGCGGCGCTTCCGCCCCGCCTGCTCCACCCCCGCCGTCGAGGGGATGGAGGTCGTCACCCTCGACGACGAGATCCGCGCCGCGCGCCGCCTCTGCCTCGAGCTCCTCCTCTCCGACCATTGCGGCGACTGCGTCCCCCCCTGCCGTCTCGCCTGCCCCGCCGGCTGCGACGCCCGCGGCTACCTCGGGTTCATCTCCCAACGGCGCTACGGCGACGCGCTGGCCCTCGTCCGCGAAACGGTCCCGCTGCCCGCGACGATCGGGAGGATCTGCCCCCACCCGTGCGAGGACGCGTGCCGGCGAAGCATCGTCGACGAGCCCGCCTCCATCTGCGCGCTCAAGCGCTTCGTCGCGGAACGGGCGGAGGAGGAGCCCCTCCCCTCCACGAAGCCCTCGACCGGGAGGCGGGTGGCCGTGGTCGGCTCGGGCCCGGCCGGCCTCTCCGCCGCCTGGTTCCTCCTCCTCGAGGGGCACGGCGTCACGATTTTCGAGGCGAGGCCGATGCCGGGGGGCATGCTCCGCTACGGGATCCCCGAGTACCGCCTCCCCAAGGCGGTGCTCGACGCCGAGATCGACGCAATCCGGCGCCTCGGCGCGGAGATCCGGTGCGGGGTCCGCGTCGGAGCGGAACACGGCATCCGCCTTCTCCTCGCCGGCGGCTACGACGCGGTCCTCGTCGCCGCGGGCGCCCAGCGCAGCCGCCCGATGGGCATCCCCGGCGAGGCGCTCCCCGGCGTCCTCGGCGGCGTCGATCTCCTCGCCGCGGTCGCGGGAGGCGCTTCGCCGGCGCTCGGTGACGAGGTCGTCGTGGTCGGCGGCGGCGACACGGCGATCGACGCGGCGCGGACGGCGCGGCGCCTCGGGGCGCGCCGCGTGACGATCGCCTACCGCCGTTCCCGCGAGGAGATGCCCGCCACGCCCGGCGAGATCGCCGCGGCCGAGGAGGAGGGGGTCGAGCTCCGGTTCCTCACCCTCCCCATCGCCATCAGGCAGGCGGGCGGGCGCCTCGAGATCGACTGCCGGCGGATGGCGCTCGGCCCCCCCGACGAGAGCGGCCGGCGGAGGCCGGTCCCCGTCGAGGGGGGGGTCCACACCCTCGCGGCCGACCGCGTCGTGATGGCCATCGGCCAGTCGGTCGACGCCTCCGTGCTGGACGGCTCGGAGATCGCCCCCGCCGCGAGCGGTCTCGTCCCGGCCGACGCGGGCACGTTCGAGACCGGGCTTCCGGGCGTCTTCGCCGCCGGGGACTGCGTCACCGGCCCCGACATCGCCATCGCCGCCGTCGCCGCGGGGCGCAGGGCCGCGTTCGCGATCGACGCGTGGCTCCGCACCGGCGCCGCCGCCGCCCTCCCCCCGCTGCGCAGCCCCGCGAGGAGGAACAACGAGGAGGTCGATCCAGGCGACTACGCCGACGAGCCGCGGGTCGGCAGGATGGGCGTCTGCCGCCCCGGCGCGCGCGAAAGGACGGCGGATTTTCGCGAGGTGGAGGCGACCGCCCCGGAGGAGGACGCGGTCCGCGAGGCGTACCGCTGCCTTTCGTGCGGCTGCGAACGGGCGGACGACTGCACCCTGCGCGACCTCGCGCGCGACTACGGGGTCGAGCAGAACCGCTTCGGCTCCCCCCCCAAGCGCTGGCAGATCGACGACCGCCACCCGTGGATCGTGCGCGATCCCGACAAGTGCATCAAGTGCGCGCGCTGCATCCGCGTCTGCATCGAGGTGCAGGGGATCGGCGCGTGGGGGTACGTCGGGAGGGGGCTGGGGATGCAGGTCGCCCCGCCGTTCGACGGCCCGCTCCAGGATACGGACTGCGAGACCTGCGGGCAGTGCCTGACCGCCTGCCCGACCGGCGCGCTCGTGGCGCGGCGCGCCGCCGTCCGCGTTCCGGCGCCGTCGGCGCCGACGGAGACGACGTGCGGGCGGTGCGGCGACGGCTGCCGCGTGGCGGTGCGCACCGCGGGGAACCTGATCGACTCGGTCCGGCCCGCGGACGACGAAAACCTTTGCGAGAAGGGGCGGTTCGGCTGCGGCGGGCTCTCAAGCGGGGAGAGGATCCTCTCCCCATTCCTCGGGCGCGGCGCATCTTCCCGCCCGGCGGCGTGGCGCGAGGCGGCGGAGGCGGCGCGCGCGGGACTGGGCGGGGTGGAACCGCGGCGCATCGCCGTTTTCGTCTCCCCGCGCATCACCAACGAGGAGGCGTTCGAGGCCCAGCGCCTTGCCCGCGCGGTCCTGAACACGAACAACCTCTACCCCGCCGCGGGGGCGATCTTCACGCCGCAGCTGTTCCGCGAACTCGGGCGCGTCGTCTCGCCGTGGGGCCCCGTCGAGATCGAGAAGAGCGACGCCATCGCCGTGGTGGGGGCCTCCCTCGTCGACTCGAACCGCGTCGCCGCCCTCTCCGTCGTCGCGGCGAGGAGGCGTGCGGCGCGGATCATCGTCGTCGGGAGGGAACAGACGAAGCTCGATCGGATCGCGGCGGAGAACGTCCGCGTGCCGCCGGACCGCTTCGCCGCGTACGGCGCGCGGCTCGCCTCGTTATTCCGCGGCGCGAAGCGTCCCGCGATCGTCTTCACCCGCGACGCCCTCCCCGCCGCGACGCTGCGGGCGCTGCACCGGCTCGCGGCGCGGACGGGCGCCGGGATCGTGTCGCTCTGCGCGGAGGCGAACGGCCAGGGACTCCTCGATGCCGGGGTGTCGCCGTTCGTCCTCCCGGGGCAGAGGCCCATCGCGGCCCCCCGCGCGCGGCGCCTCGTCGAAAGGGAGTCGGGCATCCGCGTTCCGCCGCGGCCCGGAATGGGCCGCGCGGCGCTGCTGGCGGCGATGCGGCGGGGGCGGATCCGCGCGGCGCTCTTCCTCGGGGGGGCCGTTCCCGACGAAGACCGGGAACTCGCCAAGGCCCTCCGCGGCGTCCCGTTCGTGCTGATGCAGGCGCTCGAGCGTTCCCCGCTCACCCGCCGCGCGCACCTGCTTCTCCCCGCGGCCTCCTGGGCGGAGAGCCGCGGGACGTTCACCCGCTGCGACGGGACGGCGCTGCCCGTCCGCCCCGTTCTCCCCCCGCTCTGCGGCTACACCAACGCCGAGATCTGGCGCCTCCTCTTCGCTCACGCCCCCGCGGCCGGCTGA
- a CDS encoding NADH-quinone oxidoreductase subunit NuoF, with translation MKPRVRFKITVGLSSCGIAAGAEAVANAFRREIVARGLDAAVEITGCVGMCHREVLAEVAPAGGGTFLYGDLTADRVPRIAHEHLANGVPVGEWLVLPEGSDLRSLPYFAGQRKIVLANCGFVDPEKIGDSIRRGGYAGLAAALETIRPDDLIHLVEESGLRGRGGAGFPTAKKWRAARNAPGTEKYLICNADEGDPGAFMDRSVLESDPHTVLEGMAIAAYAIGASRGIVYVRAEYPLAVKRLAIAVRQAERRGFLGADILGSGFDFTVSLMEGAGAFVCGEETALIRSIQGERGMPRLRPPFPPERGLWGKPTCINNVETLAAVPWIVRHGAAAYAAVGTAGSRGTKVFALAGKVNRGGLVEVPMGTTLREIVFGIGGGAPGGRPVKAIQIGGPSGGCLPEALFDTPVDYESLQESGAIMGSGGMIVLDESSCMVEIARYFLSFTQAESCGKCTFCRIGTKRMLEILNRIAGGTGRMEDLDLLEELAGKVKTASLCGLGQTAPNPVLTTLRFFRSEYEAHIRDRRCPAKRCKALIRYEISAETCIGCGACLRLCPAKAIEGEPKRLHRIDPARCTRCGLCVEACKFGAVAAE, from the coding sequence ATGAAGCCCCGGGTGCGGTTCAAGATCACCGTGGGGTTGAGCTCCTGCGGCATCGCCGCCGGAGCCGAGGCGGTTGCCAACGCCTTCCGCCGGGAGATCGTGGCGCGCGGCCTCGACGCCGCGGTCGAGATCACCGGCTGCGTCGGGATGTGCCACCGCGAGGTGCTCGCCGAGGTCGCCCCGGCGGGCGGGGGAACGTTCCTCTACGGCGACCTGACCGCGGACCGCGTCCCCCGCATCGCCCACGAGCACCTTGCCAACGGCGTCCCGGTCGGGGAATGGCTCGTGCTGCCGGAGGGGAGCGACCTTCGGTCCCTCCCCTACTTCGCGGGGCAGCGCAAAATCGTCCTGGCGAACTGCGGGTTCGTCGATCCCGAGAAGATCGGCGACTCGATCCGGCGGGGCGGCTACGCCGGTCTCGCCGCCGCCCTCGAAACGATCCGTCCGGACGACCTCATCCATCTCGTCGAGGAGTCGGGCCTCCGCGGGCGCGGCGGCGCGGGATTCCCGACGGCGAAAAAGTGGCGTGCCGCGCGCAACGCCCCGGGGACGGAGAAGTACCTCATCTGCAACGCGGACGAGGGGGACCCGGGGGCGTTCATGGACCGGAGCGTTCTCGAAAGCGACCCGCACACGGTCCTCGAGGGGATGGCGATCGCCGCCTACGCGATCGGGGCCTCCCGCGGAATCGTCTACGTGCGCGCGGAGTACCCGCTCGCGGTGAAGCGGCTCGCCATCGCCGTGCGGCAGGCCGAGCGGCGCGGCTTCCTCGGCGCCGACATCCTCGGATCCGGTTTCGATTTCACCGTCTCCCTGATGGAGGGGGCGGGGGCGTTCGTCTGCGGGGAGGAGACCGCGCTCATACGATCCATCCAGGGCGAACGCGGGATGCCGCGCCTCCGGCCGCCGTTCCCCCCGGAGCGGGGCCTCTGGGGGAAGCCGACCTGCATCAACAACGTCGAGACGCTCGCCGCCGTCCCCTGGATCGTCCGGCACGGCGCCGCCGCGTACGCCGCCGTCGGCACGGCGGGGAGCCGGGGGACGAAGGTCTTCGCCCTCGCCGGGAAGGTGAACCGGGGCGGGCTGGTCGAGGTCCCGATGGGGACCACGCTGCGGGAGATCGTCTTCGGCATCGGCGGCGGCGCGCCGGGGGGGCGGCCGGTCAAGGCGATCCAGATCGGCGGCCCGTCGGGCGGATGTCTGCCGGAGGCGCTCTTCGACACGCCGGTGGACTACGAGTCGCTGCAGGAGAGCGGGGCCATCATGGGCTCCGGCGGCATGATCGTCCTCGACGAGTCCAGCTGCATGGTGGAGATCGCCCGCTACTTCCTGTCGTTCACGCAGGCGGAGTCGTGCGGGAAATGCACCTTCTGCCGCATCGGGACGAAACGGATGCTCGAGATCCTCAATCGGATCGCGGGGGGGACGGGGCGGATGGAGGACCTCGACCTTCTCGAGGAGCTCGCGGGGAAGGTGAAGACCGCATCCCTCTGCGGCCTCGGGCAGACGGCCCCGAATCCGGTGCTCACGACGCTCCGCTTCTTCCGTTCGGAGTACGAGGCGCACATCCGTGACCGGCGCTGCCCGGCGAAGCGCTGCAAGGCGCTCATCCGCTACGAGATATCCGCCGAAACGTGCATCGGCTGCGGGGCGTGCCTCCGCTTGTGCCCGGCCAAGGCGATCGAGGGGGAACCGAAGAGGTTGCACCGGATAGACCCGGCGCGTTGCACGCGGTGCGGTCTCTGCGTCGAGGCGTGCAAATTTGGGGCGGTGGCGGCGGAGTGA
- the nuoE gene encoding NADH-quinone oxidoreductase subunit NuoE: MHTIRQRDAAVRERRFRRLLATLGKRPGALIPLLQQAQGIFGFLPAAAMRRIARARRISAAEVYGVATFYGQFRLKPAGRHLLTVCHGTACHVAGAEKISEAVERLLGVKAGETTPDGRLTVRDAACLGCCSLSPVVMLDDAVHGKLSPAKLPALIEKCR, translated from the coding sequence ATGCACACGATTCGGCAGCGCGACGCCGCGGTGCGGGAGCGCCGCTTCAGGCGCCTTCTCGCCACCCTCGGGAAGCGTCCCGGGGCCCTGATCCCGCTTCTCCAGCAGGCACAGGGGATCTTCGGCTTCCTCCCGGCCGCCGCGATGCGGCGCATCGCCCGGGCGCGGAGGATTTCGGCCGCGGAGGTCTACGGGGTCGCGACCTTCTACGGGCAGTTCCGTCTGAAACCCGCGGGGAGGCACCTGCTCACCGTCTGCCACGGCACTGCGTGCCATGTCGCGGGCGCGGAGAAGATCTCGGAGGCGGTCGAGCGTTTGTTGGGCGTGAAGGCCGGCGAGACGACCCCCGACGGGCGCCTCACCGTTCGCGACGCCGCGTGCCTGGGCTGCTGCAGCCTCTCCCCCGTCGTGATGCTGGACGACGCCGTCCACGGGAAGCTCTCCCCCGCCAAACTTCCCGCGTTGATCGAGAAGTGCCGATGA
- a CDS encoding Glu/Leu/Phe/Val dehydrogenase encodes MQHQPDRFTVEQIDRPPDHRHVLVRIRDQPDLHRRPLSARACLSGADSISSWDAPRIRPRRDPLNTTSLTAWDAARTQLDCAARILDLDPYIHERLRHPQRELTVSIPMRMDDGTPRVFTGYRVQHNLIRGPAKGGIRYHPRVDLDEMRALAMWMTWKCAVVNIPYGGAKGGVVCDPKTMSSRELEHLTRRYATEIGSFIGPTKDIPAPDVYTDAQIMAWFMDTISMTEGWSAISSVTGKPMEIGGSLGRQEATGRGVMLTAAEALRYRGIPLEGARVAVQGFGNAGSVSARLLHEADAKIVALSDSRGGIFNPDGLDPRAVLLHKRQTGSVVGFPGADAVTNAELLELDCELLVPAALEGQITAEIAPRIRARVIAEAANGPTTPEADPILHDLGVFIVPDILANAGGVTVSYFEWVQNLQAYFWSENEVNERLRLIMVSSFNAVLRAAETHRVDMRTAAIVLAVGKVGNAMRIRGLWP; translated from the coding sequence ATGCAGCACCAGCCCGACCGTTTCACGGTTGAACAGATCGACCGCCCGCCTGATCATCGGCATGTGCTCGTGCGAATCCGAGATCAGCCCGATCTTCATCGACGCCCCCTCTCCGCCCGCGCTTGTCTTTCAGGCGCCGATAGTATATCATCCTGGGATGCACCCCGCATTAGGCCCCGAAGGGACCCGTTGAACACGACATCGCTCACTGCATGGGACGCGGCCCGCACGCAGCTCGACTGTGCCGCGCGGATCCTCGATCTCGATCCGTACATCCACGAACGCCTCCGCCATCCCCAGCGCGAGCTCACCGTCTCCATCCCGATGCGGATGGACGACGGGACCCCGCGCGTCTTCACCGGCTACCGCGTCCAGCACAACCTCATCCGCGGTCCGGCGAAGGGGGGGATACGGTACCACCCCCGCGTCGACCTCGACGAGATGCGGGCGCTGGCGATGTGGATGACCTGGAAGTGCGCGGTGGTCAACATCCCCTACGGCGGGGCGAAGGGCGGCGTGGTCTGCGACCCGAAGACGATGTCGTCGCGGGAGCTCGAGCACCTGACGCGCCGCTACGCGACCGAGATCGGATCGTTCATCGGCCCCACGAAGGATATCCCCGCCCCCGACGTCTACACGGACGCGCAGATCATGGCCTGGTTCATGGACACCATCAGCATGACCGAGGGGTGGAGCGCCATCAGCTCGGTGACCGGGAAACCGATGGAGATCGGCGGGTCGCTCGGCCGCCAGGAGGCGACCGGGCGCGGGGTGATGCTCACCGCGGCGGAGGCGCTCAGGTACCGGGGGATCCCGCTGGAGGGGGCGCGCGTCGCGGTCCAGGGGTTCGGCAACGCGGGCTCGGTCTCGGCGAGGCTGCTCCACGAGGCGGACGCGAAGATCGTCGCCTTGTCGGACTCCAGGGGGGGCATCTTCAACCCCGACGGGCTCGACCCGCGCGCGGTCCTCCTGCACAAGCGGCAAACCGGTTCGGTGGTCGGCTTCCCCGGCGCCGACGCGGTCACGAACGCCGAGCTCCTCGAGCTCGACTGCGAGCTCCTCGTCCCCGCCGCCCTCGAGGGGCAGATCACCGCGGAGATCGCCCCGCGGATCCGCGCGCGCGTCATCGCGGAGGCGGCGAACGGCCCCACGACCCCCGAGGCGGACCCGATCCTTCACGACCTCGGGGTCTTCATCGTGCCGGACATCCTCGCCAACGCCGGCGGCGTCACCGTCTCCTACTTCGAGTGGGTGCAGAACCTGCAGGCGTACTTCTGGAGCGAGAACGAGGTGAACGAGCGTCTCCGCCTGATCATGGTCTCAAGTTTCAACGCGGTGTTGCGGGCGGCGGAGACCCATCGCGTGGACATGCGCACCGCGGCAATCGTCCTGGCGGTGGGGAAGGTCGGCAACGCCATGAGGATCCGCGGCCTCTGGCCGTAA
- a CDS encoding metallophosphoesterase — protein sequence MPMIRRAVDLFNRETVGLVLHAGDIISPITAKEFSRLAARMRAVFGNNDGDKLFLRERFAPFATIHEHCWEGEAGGRKLLLMHAPDALAALEASGAYDVIVYGHTHEVVVRRTGKTLVVNPGECCGWITGRATVALLDTETMEAKLETL from the coding sequence ATGCCGATGATCAGGCGGGCGGTCGATCTGTTCAACCGTGAAACGGTCGGGCTGGTGCTGCATGCGGGCGACATCATCTCCCCGATCACCGCGAAGGAGTTCTCGAGGCTCGCGGCGCGGATGCGGGCCGTCTTCGGGAACAACGACGGGGACAAGCTGTTCCTGAGGGAGCGTTTCGCCCCGTTCGCGACGATCCATGAACACTGCTGGGAGGGGGAGGCGGGGGGGAGGAAACTGCTTCTGATGCACGCCCCGGACGCGCTCGCGGCGCTGGAGGCGAGCGGGGCCTACGACGTGATCGTCTACGGCCACACGCACGAGGTGGTGGTGCGGCGGACGGGAAAAACGCTCGTGGTGAACCCGGGGGAGTGCTGCGGCTGGATCACCGGGCGCGCCACGGTCGCCCTGCTCGACACCGAGACGATGGAGGCGAAGCTCGAAACCCTCTGA
- a CDS encoding Glu/Leu/Phe/Val dehydrogenase, whose amino-acid sequence MNKPLQDEQGPLELALKQLENAAGKLGLDPDIHEKLKKPQRTLIVSVPIRMDDGHTKVFTGYRVQHSMERGPCKGGIRYHPQVDLDEITALAMLMTWKCALVNIPYGGSKGGVVCDPSKMSERELEHLTRRYTSEIAIIIGPDRDIPAPDMNTNPKVMSWIMDTFSMNHGHSVPGVVTGKPICLGGSKGRIEATARGVFYVTEQVCLHAGTELSRCSFAIQGFGNVGAHSVRIIHEHGGKIVAVSDVHGGVHAPAGLDVPALLLHAERTGTVKGFAGGKALTNAQLLETPCDILIPAALGGQITEENAARVRAKIIVEAANAPISSAGEAVLLRRGITVVPDILANAGGVTVSYFEWVQSLQEYFWTEEEVNERLRRIMTGAFAETVEMMERHKVDMRTAAMMLGVSRVAEAACYRGLWP is encoded by the coding sequence ATGAACAAGCCGCTTCAGGACGAACAGGGGCCGCTCGAGTTGGCGCTCAAACAGCTCGAGAACGCCGCCGGGAAGCTCGGGCTCGACCCGGACATCCACGAGAAGCTGAAGAAGCCGCAGCGAACCCTCATCGTCTCCGTGCCGATCCGGATGGACGACGGCCACACCAAGGTCTTCACCGGCTACCGTGTCCAGCACAGCATGGAGCGGGGGCCCTGCAAGGGCGGTATCCGCTACCACCCGCAGGTAGACCTGGACGAGATCACGGCGCTGGCGATGCTGATGACCTGGAAGTGCGCGCTCGTCAACATCCCGTACGGCGGCTCGAAGGGCGGCGTGGTCTGCGACCCGTCGAAGATGTCCGAGCGTGAGCTCGAGCACCTGACGCGGCGCTACACGAGCGAGATCGCGATCATCATCGGCCCCGACAGGGATATCCCCGCCCCCGACATGAACACGAACCCGAAGGTGATGAGCTGGATCATGGACACCTTCAGCATGAACCACGGCCACTCGGTCCCGGGCGTGGTCACGGGCAAGCCGATCTGCCTCGGGGGCTCCAAGGGGCGGATCGAGGCGACGGCGCGCGGGGTCTTCTACGTGACCGAGCAGGTCTGCCTCCATGCCGGAACGGAGCTCAGCCGCTGCTCGTTCGCGATTCAGGGGTTCGGGAACGTCGGCGCGCACTCCGTCCGGATCATCCACGAACACGGCGGGAAGATCGTCGCAGTGAGCGACGTGCACGGCGGCGTGCACGCCCCGGCCGGGCTCGACGTCCCGGCGCTGCTCCTGCACGCGGAGAGGACCGGGACGGTGAAGGGGTTCGCGGGGGGGAAGGCGCTCACCAACGCCCAGCTTCTCGAGACGCCGTGCGACATCCTCATCCCCGCCGCACTGGGGGGGCAGATCACCGAGGAGAACGCCGCGCGGGTGCGCGCCAAAATCATCGTCGAGGCGGCCAACGCCCCGATCAGCTCCGCGGGCGAGGCGGTCCTCCTGCGCCGCGGCATCACGGTGGTGCCCGACATCCTCGCCAACGCGGGCGGCGTCACCGTCTCCTACTTCGAGTGGGTGCAGAGTCTCCAGGAGTACTTCTGGACCGAGGAGGAGGTCAACGAGCGGCTTCGCCGGATCATGACGGGGGCGTTCGCCGAGACGGTGGAGATGATGGAGCGGCACAAGGTCGACATGCGCACGGCGGCGATGATGCTCGGGGTGAGCCGCGTGGCCGAGGCGGCCTGCTACCGGGGGCTGTGGCCCTGA